In the Opitutaceae bacterium genome, one interval contains:
- a CDS encoding glucan biosynthesis protein G, which yields MNTPGSFKVQAKRWLLLLLIWTVSSSEALDRVRVDLDFVRKQAEERAQKPFKERRDRLPSWLKDLDYSQYQDIRFLPQQALWIDEGLPFQVQFFHPGGIFQDPVQISEFSDAFAQEIPFVSDFFSYGSRIEVGRLPRNLGYAGFRLHHPLNRPGYFDELVVFLGASYFRALGMGQAYGISARGIAVNTGLGGPEEFPAFVAFWLGKPEADATSITVFALLDGPSLTGAFRFRIVPGETSVIEVAASLFLRQEVEAIGLAPLTSMFWYGENTIQPGDDFRPEVHDSDGLAVRVADDNWIWRPLNSPPTVQATDFPVADLKGFGLLQRDRDFDHYQDFEAKFDLRPTAWVEPNGTWGAGRVRLVELPTGNEYMDNVVAFWIPDEPLQPGRRFDLEYNILWALDRGVVTPVGRTVSTRSGSLPGNGLSRLFVVEFAGSHLAGMAADSPIDAVIGVPEGARFLHSEVKKNPVTDTWRVSFGVEALEGGKPIDLHCHLRSGFETLTETWVYRWHP from the coding sequence ATGAACACACCCGGATCATTCAAAGTGCAGGCAAAGAGGTGGCTGCTGCTGCTCCTTATCTGGACCGTCTCGAGTTCCGAGGCGCTCGATCGGGTCCGTGTCGATCTCGATTTCGTCCGGAAACAGGCCGAAGAACGGGCGCAGAAGCCCTTCAAAGAACGTCGCGATCGCCTGCCGTCCTGGCTCAAGGACCTCGACTACTCGCAGTATCAGGACATCCGCTTCCTTCCGCAACAGGCGCTCTGGATTGATGAGGGCCTGCCGTTTCAGGTTCAGTTCTTCCATCCCGGCGGGATTTTCCAGGATCCGGTCCAGATCTCGGAGTTTTCCGACGCTTTCGCGCAGGAGATCCCCTTCGTCTCGGATTTCTTCTCCTACGGTTCCCGGATCGAAGTCGGGCGCCTCCCGCGGAACCTGGGGTATGCGGGCTTTCGTCTGCACCATCCCCTGAACCGGCCCGGTTATTTCGATGAATTGGTGGTCTTCCTCGGGGCCAGTTATTTTCGAGCCCTCGGCATGGGGCAGGCTTATGGGATTTCGGCCCGGGGCATCGCCGTCAACACCGGTCTGGGCGGGCCGGAGGAGTTTCCGGCCTTTGTCGCCTTCTGGCTGGGAAAGCCGGAGGCGGATGCCACCTCGATCACGGTCTTTGCCCTTTTAGACGGACCGAGTCTGACCGGTGCATTCCGCTTCCGGATTGTTCCGGGCGAGACATCGGTCATCGAGGTGGCGGCTTCGCTTTTCCTGCGGCAAGAAGTGGAGGCGATCGGCCTCGCTCCCCTGACCAGCATGTTCTGGTACGGCGAGAATACGATTCAGCCGGGCGACGATTTCCGCCCGGAGGTCCACGATTCGGACGGCCTCGCCGTAAGGGTGGCGGATGACAACTGGATTTGGCGGCCACTGAACAGTCCGCCCACGGTTCAGGCGACGGATTTTCCCGTGGCCGACTTGAAGGGCTTCGGGCTTCTGCAGCGCGACCGCGATTTTGACCACTATCAGGATTTTGAGGCGAAGTTTGATCTGCGACCGACGGCCTGGGTGGAGCCGAACGGAACCTGGGGCGCGGGCCGGGTGCGGCTGGTCGAGCTCCCGACCGGGAACGAGTACATGGATAATGTCGTGGCATTCTGGATACCTGATGAGCCGCTTCAGCCGGGCCGGAGGTTCGATCTGGAGTACAACATTCTCTGGGCCCTCGACCGGGGCGTGGTCACGCCGGTGGGACGGACCGTCAGCACGCGCAGCGGAAGTCTTCCGGGCAACGGATTGTCGCGGCTCTTCGTGGTGGAATTTGCAGGAAGTCACCTGGCCGGCATGGCCGCGGACAGTCCGATCGACGCGGTCATCGGCGTCCCCGAGGGAGCCCGTTTCCTGCACTCGGAGGTGAAGAAGAATCCGGTCACGGACACCTGGAGGGTATCCTTCGGGGTCGAGGCGCTCGAGGGTGGAAAACCGATCGATCTCCATTGCCATCTGCGTTCGGGCTTCGAAACCCTGACCGAAACCTGGGTCTACCGATGGCATCCGTAG
- the def gene encoding peptide deformylase — protein sequence MAQLEIVHYGNPILRKKGEPVVSFDQALSKLGADMVETMHSAEGIGLAAQQVGLALQFCVVDLRGGDWTFDFELNGSVNPPLDLIMPLYVANPMVTARTEPVTTASEGCLSFPEIHGDIDRPDFIEVRYKDLEGRDNLLTCNGMLSRCIQHEVDHLNGVLFIDRMHRSSLAEIDQAVKRLKKQTRKNLRKAN from the coding sequence ATGGCGCAACTCGAAATTGTTCACTACGGAAATCCCATTCTGCGCAAGAAGGGCGAACCTGTCGTCTCGTTTGATCAAGCCCTGAGCAAACTTGGCGCCGATATGGTCGAGACCATGCACAGCGCCGAAGGGATCGGACTGGCTGCCCAGCAGGTCGGCCTCGCCCTCCAGTTCTGCGTGGTCGACCTTCGCGGAGGCGACTGGACGTTCGATTTTGAACTGAACGGATCAGTCAACCCTCCTCTGGATCTGATTATGCCCCTCTACGTGGCCAACCCCATGGTCACAGCCCGAACAGAGCCCGTGACCACCGCGAGTGAGGGGTGTCTCTCCTTCCCCGAGATCCACGGCGACATCGATCGCCCCGACTTCATCGAGGTGCGGTACAAGGATCTGGAAGGGCGAGACAACCTCCTGACCTGCAATGGCATGCTCTCCCGCTGCATCCAGCATGAAGTCGATCACCTCAATGGCGTCCTTTTCATCGACCGGATGCACCGGAGCAGTCTGGCGGAAATCGATCAGGCGGTGAAGAGACTGAAGAAACAGACCCGGAAGAACCTGAGGAAAGCGAATTGA
- a CDS encoding Gfo/Idh/MocA family oxidoreductase has product MSKGDGMNYAPKGKPSPVVKPGEFPFAAVHLEHGHIYGQCNGLVEAGGTLKWVFDPDPAKVDAFRKAFPQVRVAESLEQVLDDPEILMVAAAAIPCDRGPLGCRVMQAGKDYFTDKTPFTRLDQLEEARKVAATTGRRYMVYYSERLHVESAIFAGDLVQDGVIGRVVQVLGLGPHRLSKPSRPDWFFNHRQYGGILCDIGSHQIEQFLFFSGATDATVTNAAVGNFNNPDKPELEDFGEASLVADNGTSNYFRVDWFTPDGLGTWGDGRTIILGTKGYIELRKYINVATRATGDHLFLVTGDGEQHLELAGKVGYPFFGRLILDSLNRTENAMTQAHAFKAAELCVKAQLAARRIGPG; this is encoded by the coding sequence ATGAGTAAAGGCGATGGCATGAACTACGCGCCGAAAGGCAAACCTTCTCCCGTGGTCAAACCGGGCGAGTTTCCCTTCGCCGCCGTCCACCTCGAACACGGTCACATTTACGGACAATGCAACGGCCTGGTCGAGGCAGGGGGCACTCTCAAATGGGTCTTCGATCCCGATCCAGCCAAGGTGGACGCATTCCGCAAGGCATTCCCCCAGGTCAGGGTGGCTGAAAGCCTGGAACAGGTCCTCGACGATCCCGAAATCCTGATGGTGGCTGCCGCCGCCATCCCCTGCGACCGGGGCCCCCTCGGCTGCCGGGTCATGCAGGCCGGCAAGGACTATTTCACCGACAAGACCCCGTTCACCCGCCTCGATCAACTCGAGGAAGCCCGGAAAGTCGCCGCCACGACCGGTCGGCGCTACATGGTCTACTACAGCGAACGACTCCATGTGGAATCCGCCATCTTCGCCGGCGACCTCGTTCAGGACGGTGTCATTGGACGGGTCGTCCAGGTGCTCGGACTCGGCCCCCATCGGCTGAGCAAGCCCTCCCGTCCGGACTGGTTCTTCAACCACCGGCAGTATGGCGGAATCCTTTGCGATATCGGCAGCCACCAGATCGAACAGTTCCTCTTTTTCAGCGGGGCGACCGACGCCACCGTGACCAACGCGGCCGTCGGCAACTTCAACAACCCGGACAAACCGGAACTCGAGGATTTCGGGGAGGCCTCCCTCGTGGCCGACAACGGGACCTCCAATTACTTCCGGGTCGATTGGTTCACCCCCGACGGACTCGGCACCTGGGGCGACGGCCGTACCATCATCCTGGGCACAAAGGGCTACATCGAATTGCGCAAGTACATCAATGTCGCCACCCGGGCCACCGGGGATCATCTCTTCCTCGTCACGGGCGATGGGGAACAGCACCTCGAACTGGCCGGCAAAGTCGGCTACCCGTTCTTTGGCCGGCTCATTCTCGACAGCCTGAACCGGACCGAGAACGCCATGACCCAGGCCCACGCCTTCAAGGCCGCCGAACTCTGCGTGAAGGCCCAGTTGGCCGCCCGCCGGATCGGACCTGGTTGA
- a CDS encoding homocysteine S-methyltransferase family protein translates to MPNPTLNQLRTILKERIALLDGAMGTMIQEHRLEESDFRGTRFTNHTHPLKGNNDILCLTRPDIIESVHRAYLKAGADLIETNTFNANRISQADYGLESIVPELNEAAAILARNAVDREMSENPGDPRFVIGTLGPTNKTATLSPDVNNPGYRAVDFDQLVENYAEQAIALLRGGVDLIMVETIFDTLNAKAALFSLDQAFASAGRSVPVMVSVTITDASGRTLSGQTVEAFWNSIAHTDPFSVGINCALGGRQMRPYLEELASLTTAYVSCHPNAGLPNAFGEYDETPDEMAETLREFAANGWVNLVGGCCGSTPDHIRVLREAVTGLAPRRPPTFVPALRLSGLEALTIH, encoded by the coding sequence ATGCCCAATCCAACGCTGAATCAACTTCGGACCATCCTGAAAGAGCGCATCGCGCTCCTCGACGGGGCCATGGGCACGATGATCCAGGAGCACCGACTTGAAGAATCCGATTTTCGAGGCACCCGCTTTACCAACCATACCCATCCCCTGAAGGGAAACAACGACATCCTCTGCCTGACCCGGCCGGACATCATCGAGTCCGTCCACCGCGCCTACCTGAAGGCCGGCGCGGATCTGATCGAGACCAATACCTTCAACGCCAACCGGATTTCCCAGGCCGACTATGGACTCGAATCCATCGTTCCCGAACTCAATGAGGCCGCCGCCATTCTGGCCCGGAACGCGGTTGACCGGGAGATGTCCGAAAATCCCGGGGATCCGCGCTTTGTCATTGGCACCCTCGGCCCAACCAACAAGACGGCGACTCTTTCGCCCGACGTGAACAATCCGGGCTATCGCGCAGTCGACTTTGACCAATTGGTGGAAAACTACGCCGAACAGGCGATCGCCCTCCTCCGGGGCGGGGTCGATCTGATCATGGTCGAAACCATCTTTGACACCCTCAACGCCAAGGCGGCCCTCTTCTCGCTCGACCAGGCCTTTGCCTCCGCCGGCCGCTCGGTCCCCGTCATGGTCTCGGTCACGATAACCGACGCGTCCGGACGGACCCTATCCGGCCAGACGGTCGAAGCGTTCTGGAACTCCATCGCCCACACCGACCCGTTCAGCGTGGGGATCAACTGTGCCCTGGGCGGCCGGCAGATGCGTCCCTACCTTGAGGAACTGGCCTCCCTCACCACGGCCTATGTCAGTTGTCACCCCAATGCGGGTCTGCCCAATGCCTTTGGCGAGTACGATGAAACCCCTGACGAGATGGCGGAGACTCTCCGCGAATTCGCCGCCAACGGCTGGGTCAATCTCGTCGGCGGCTGCTGCGGTTCGACACCCGACCATATCCGCGTCCTCCGGGAAGCCGTCACCGGACTGGCCCCGCGCCGTCCGCCCACCTTCGTTCCCGCCCTTCGTCTGAGCGGACTCGAGGCCCTCACCATTCACTGA
- the metH gene encoding methionine synthase, with protein MTQPSEPGRSVASQFIVVGERTNVTGSPRFAKCIKAGDYDGALAIARQQVENGANIIDVNVDEGMLDSEAVMVKFLHLLAAEPEISRVPVMLDSSRWSVLEAGLKCLQGKGIVNSISLKDGEALFLERARLVRRYGAAAVVMAFDEEGQASDRRRKVGICTRAYRLLTEKVGFPATDIIFDPNILTVATGMEEHSNYAVDFIEATHEIKATLPHAKVSGGISNISFSFRGNNAVREAMHTAFLYHAIRAGLDMAIVNAGMLGVYEEIPDDLLTHVEDVLLNRRPDATDRLISLAEGFKKVAGRENVRDLAWRDEPVARRLSHCLIKGIVEFIDQDVEEARLQFARPLEVIEGPLMDGMRVVGDLFGEGKMFLPQVVKSARVMKKAVAYLTPFMEAEKEAAFESKAQPRFLIATVKGDVHDIGKNIVAVVLGCNGYEVIDLGVMVPAEKIIATAVEKQVDIIGLSGLITPSLDEMVHTARELKRAGHHQPLLIGGATTSPAHTAVKIAPAYDQPVIHVIDASRVVGVVSNLLSDDRRQGTIDRNRQTQERLRDEFAQRRAQRRMLPIEEARRRRPLIDWATTDLATPAFTGLRTLESIPLKDLVPFIDWSPFFHAWELHGRFPGILDDPVVGQEARDLHRDAIRLLESIVADGSLQARAVVGLFPANSIGDDIELYDSPGRTSPIGRICTLRQQFEKPAGQPNYALADFVAPRDSGRIDTCGAFVVTAGHGLDALVAAAEADHDDYTAILLKALADRLAEAGAEFLHKQVRDWCGYGLEEELSPDDLIRERYRGIRPAPGYPACPDHTEKWKIFDLLEATPRIGVTLTENLAMTPASSVSGLYLHHPESRYFAIGKINPDQVADYAARKAMSRQEVERWLAPILDYDPE; from the coding sequence ATGACCCAGCCATCCGAGCCCGGTAGGTCCGTCGCCTCCCAATTCATTGTCGTCGGCGAACGCACCAACGTGACCGGTTCGCCCCGGTTCGCCAAATGCATCAAGGCCGGCGATTATGACGGGGCGCTCGCCATAGCGCGTCAGCAGGTCGAAAACGGTGCCAATATCATCGATGTGAACGTCGATGAGGGCATGCTCGACAGCGAGGCGGTCATGGTCAAATTCCTCCATCTGCTCGCGGCCGAGCCGGAAATCTCGCGGGTTCCGGTCATGCTGGACAGTTCCCGCTGGTCGGTCCTCGAAGCCGGACTGAAATGTCTCCAGGGCAAGGGCATCGTCAATTCGATCAGCCTGAAGGACGGAGAGGCCCTTTTTCTCGAGCGTGCCCGCCTCGTTCGGCGTTACGGGGCGGCCGCCGTCGTCATGGCCTTTGACGAGGAGGGACAGGCCTCCGACCGGCGCCGCAAGGTCGGGATCTGCACCCGCGCCTACCGTCTGCTGACCGAGAAGGTGGGATTCCCCGCCACCGATATCATCTTCGATCCGAACATCCTCACCGTCGCCACCGGGATGGAGGAGCACAGCAACTACGCGGTCGATTTCATCGAGGCCACCCACGAGATCAAGGCGACCCTGCCCCACGCCAAAGTGAGCGGCGGCATCAGCAATATCTCCTTTTCCTTTCGAGGCAACAACGCGGTTCGAGAAGCCATGCACACCGCCTTCCTCTACCACGCGATCCGGGCGGGCCTCGACATGGCCATCGTCAACGCCGGCATGCTCGGAGTGTATGAAGAAATCCCCGACGACCTGCTCACCCATGTCGAGGATGTCCTGCTCAACCGCCGGCCGGATGCGACCGACCGGCTGATCAGCCTGGCCGAGGGCTTCAAGAAGGTCGCCGGTCGCGAAAACGTCCGCGATCTGGCCTGGAGGGATGAACCGGTCGCCCGACGCCTCTCCCACTGCCTGATCAAAGGGATCGTCGAGTTCATCGACCAGGACGTCGAAGAAGCCCGCCTGCAGTTCGCCCGCCCGCTCGAGGTGATCGAGGGCCCCCTGATGGACGGGATGCGGGTGGTCGGAGATCTCTTCGGCGAGGGCAAGATGTTCCTGCCCCAGGTGGTCAAGAGCGCCCGGGTCATGAAGAAAGCCGTCGCCTACCTGACTCCCTTCATGGAGGCGGAGAAGGAAGCCGCCTTCGAATCCAAGGCCCAACCGCGTTTCCTCATCGCCACGGTCAAGGGCGACGTCCACGACATCGGGAAAAACATCGTGGCGGTTGTCCTCGGATGCAACGGCTACGAGGTGATCGACCTCGGTGTGATGGTGCCGGCCGAGAAGATCATCGCGACCGCGGTCGAAAAGCAGGTCGACATCATCGGATTGAGCGGCCTGATCACCCCCTCCCTCGACGAAATGGTCCACACGGCTCGGGAACTCAAACGCGCCGGCCATCATCAACCGCTGCTCATCGGGGGCGCCACCACCAGTCCGGCCCATACCGCGGTCAAGATCGCGCCCGCCTACGACCAGCCCGTCATTCACGTCATCGATGCCTCCCGGGTGGTCGGGGTGGTCAGCAACCTGCTCAGCGACGATCGCCGCCAGGGGACGATCGACCGGAACCGCCAGACCCAGGAACGGCTCCGGGATGAATTCGCCCAGCGCCGCGCCCAGCGAAGGATGCTCCCCATCGAAGAAGCCCGCCGACGCCGTCCGCTGATTGATTGGGCGACCACCGATCTGGCCACGCCCGCCTTTACCGGCCTCAGGACACTCGAGTCGATTCCGCTGAAGGACCTCGTTCCGTTCATCGACTGGTCGCCGTTCTTCCACGCATGGGAATTGCATGGCCGCTTTCCCGGCATCCTCGATGACCCGGTCGTTGGCCAGGAAGCCCGCGATCTTCATCGGGACGCGATCCGGCTCCTGGAGTCCATCGTGGCCGACGGGAGCCTCCAGGCCCGGGCCGTCGTGGGCCTCTTCCCGGCCAACAGCATCGGCGACGACATCGAGCTCTACGACTCTCCCGGGCGCACCTCCCCGATCGGCCGCATCTGCACCCTGCGCCAGCAATTCGAAAAGCCGGCCGGTCAGCCCAACTACGCCCTGGCCGATTTCGTGGCCCCGCGGGACAGCGGACGCATCGATACCTGCGGTGCGTTTGTCGTCACGGCCGGACACGGCCTCGATGCACTTGTGGCGGCGGCCGAGGCCGATCATGACGACTATACTGCCATCCTTCTGAAAGCACTGGCCGACCGACTGGCCGAGGCCGGGGCGGAATTCCTGCATAAGCAGGTCCGCGACTGGTGCGGTTATGGCCTGGAGGAAGAGCTCTCCCCCGACGACCTCATCCGCGAACGCTACCGCGGCATCCGGCCCGCCCCCGGTTACCCCGCCTGTCCCGATCACACCGAGAAATGGAAGATCTTCGACCTGCTCGAAGCGACGCCGCGGATCGGTGTAACCTTGACCGAGAATCTCGCAATGACTCCGGCCAGTTCCGTCAGCGGACTCTATCTGCACCATCCCGAATCGCGCTACTTCGCCATCGGAAAAATCAATCCCGACCAGGTGGCCGACTACGCCGCCCGCAAGGCAATGTCGCGGCAGGAGGTTGAACGCTGGCTGGCCCCGATTCTCGACTACGACCCGGAATAA
- a CDS encoding phospholipase A: MRTIRLAFLLLLAWPSGLPGALEYRLMTGDRSARASGEWTVLVAVTNPDAIEAGVDLPERTVARVGSRSVQLERKMEGFPLGIAPGTTVLVEYRGILPDDLDGLLAVELEVLAAGRCYVEVVSGDEAGRSPSTGPTSPMKPAPVGKSSREIEESRVPRFARNISFYEPIYFVVGPRVSLNAKFQLGFKYRLLSEEASLAAAMPALGDLYLGYTQTSLWDLGSESKPFLDTSYKPGLFYYEQYSGIRFFGFELEWIEGGYQHESNGQGGEDSRSLNTVYVRPSLRYDLPKDWYLRFMPRGFVYIDDLSDNPDLPEYRGYFDLSLKIGQLNGLELSTLVRIGTEPGVGSFQLDLTYPMDRLFFGNAASFLHLQYFDGWGETLLNYDQRLPSQVRIGFTLLR; the protein is encoded by the coding sequence ATGCGCACGATCCGTCTTGCTTTCCTGCTTCTGCTTGCCTGGCCATCGGGGCTTCCCGGGGCGCTCGAATATCGTCTGATGACCGGAGACCGTTCCGCTCGGGCCAGCGGGGAGTGGACGGTCCTGGTGGCGGTGACCAATCCGGACGCGATCGAAGCCGGCGTTGATCTGCCCGAGAGAACGGTCGCACGAGTGGGATCCCGCAGCGTCCAGTTGGAGCGGAAGATGGAGGGCTTCCCGCTGGGCATCGCCCCGGGAACGACCGTGCTTGTCGAATACCGGGGGATTCTTCCGGATGATCTGGACGGACTCCTTGCGGTCGAGCTGGAGGTACTCGCCGCCGGTCGATGTTACGTGGAGGTGGTATCCGGCGACGAGGCGGGACGGTCACCTTCAACCGGTCCGACTTCCCCGATGAAGCCGGCGCCGGTCGGGAAATCGTCGAGGGAGATTGAAGAGTCGCGCGTGCCCCGCTTTGCCCGGAATATCTCCTTTTACGAACCCATCTATTTCGTGGTCGGACCGCGGGTGAGCCTGAACGCGAAGTTTCAGCTGGGTTTCAAATACCGACTGTTGAGCGAGGAAGCCAGTCTGGCAGCGGCGATGCCCGCTCTGGGCGATCTCTACCTGGGTTATACGCAAACCTCACTCTGGGACCTCGGATCCGAGTCCAAGCCCTTTCTGGACACCAGCTACAAACCGGGCCTCTTCTATTATGAACAGTATTCGGGCATTCGGTTTTTCGGCTTCGAGCTCGAATGGATCGAGGGCGGATACCAGCACGAGTCGAATGGACAGGGAGGTGAGGATTCCCGGAGTCTGAATACGGTTTATGTGAGGCCGAGCCTGCGCTATGATCTTCCGAAGGACTGGTATCTGCGATTCATGCCGCGGGGGTTCGTTTATATCGATGACTTGTCGGACAACCCCGATCTTCCCGAATACCGGGGGTATTTTGACCTGAGCCTCAAGATCGGTCAGTTGAATGGATTGGAGTTGTCGACCCTGGTGAGGATCGGAACGGAGCCCGGGGTGGGCAGTTTCCAGCTGGATCTGACCTATCCGATGGATCGTCTTTTCTTCGGCAACGCGGCCTCCTTCCTGCACCTCCAGTATTTCGACGGTTGGGGGGAGACCCTTCTCAACTACGATCAGCGGCTTCCCTCCCAGGTCCGGATCGGGTTCACGCTGCTGCGGTAG
- a CDS encoding tetratricopeptide repeat protein, producing MPIVMTGRQRFLISLALSLWVAGLVLIVGCGRTVQTSHPVEETAWRSAPVTFVGRETCRECHESAMAGFAGSHHDLAMDHATPDSVLGDFNDTTFTYNGMTSRFYRREGGFFTETEGRDGSMQEFRIAYTFGVTPLQQYLVEFPDGRLQALGIAWDSRAVEAGGQRWFHLYPDEKVDHRDVLHWTRVSQNWNYMCADCHSTNLHKNYDEVTNTYATDWSEIDVSCEACHGPSSRHLAWAELHRAGKVEAGSEKSMGLVNSLRDTSGGYFQYALGDPIARRTAMPDNDRQVETCARCHSLRTQLRETPPKGQPLLDDYELRLLDEGLYYADGQILSEVYVYGSFRQSKMARAGVRCTDCHDPHTLRVKAPGNALCATCHMPTTYDTPSHHFHPMESTGALCVECHMASRDYMVVDPRRDHSFRIPRPDLTLSTDSPNACNLCHKDKDAVWSLEASRKWYGEDWPRTGHYGEALHAGRQQAPGSVDALLALIRDPAEAGIVRATATSLVGRQPVPGAIEEFLRLHADPNPLVRMAASGASGGLVPSERLKVLQPMLDDSLLSVRMEAVSQLMDLPGSLLSADQAAARERVFAEFVRTQKFNADHPSARVRMGYFYQLRGDSKRAEEAYRGAIGLEPGFVPAYVNLADLYRVQGRDPEGEALLQKGLAEVDAAALHHSLGLLQARSGRIGEAQTSLGRAVRLDGEDPRLAYVYAVALQSTGRLDDAIGALGNALEHHPYDRELLVAAVSYLIEAGRRAEAQDRADVLLTLEPGNPDLTRFIRQFGLRAD from the coding sequence ATGCCGATTGTGATGACCGGCCGGCAGCGATTCCTGATTTCCCTGGCGCTCTCGCTCTGGGTGGCCGGACTGGTTCTCATTGTCGGTTGCGGGCGCACGGTCCAGACTTCCCATCCGGTTGAGGAGACGGCCTGGAGATCTGCTCCGGTCACCTTTGTCGGCCGGGAAACCTGCCGGGAATGTCATGAGTCGGCGATGGCGGGTTTTGCCGGATCGCACCACGATCTGGCCATGGATCACGCCACGCCGGACTCGGTGCTGGGGGACTTCAACGACACCACTTTCACCTACAATGGAATGACCTCCCGATTTTACCGGAGAGAGGGCGGGTTTTTCACGGAAACCGAAGGGCGAGACGGTTCGATGCAGGAGTTCCGGATCGCCTATACCTTTGGGGTCACGCCCCTGCAACAGTACCTGGTCGAGTTCCCTGACGGGCGACTCCAGGCTCTGGGGATCGCGTGGGACAGTCGGGCGGTCGAGGCGGGCGGGCAGCGCTGGTTCCATCTCTATCCGGACGAGAAAGTGGATCACCGAGATGTGCTGCACTGGACCCGGGTGAGTCAGAACTGGAACTACATGTGTGCGGATTGTCATTCGACCAATCTGCACAAGAACTACGATGAAGTGACCAACACCTATGCGACGGATTGGTCGGAGATCGATGTTTCCTGCGAGGCCTGTCATGGACCCTCTTCGCGGCATCTCGCCTGGGCGGAGCTCCATCGTGCGGGAAAGGTGGAGGCGGGGAGCGAGAAATCGATGGGCCTGGTCAATTCGCTTCGGGATACCAGTGGCGGGTATTTTCAATACGCCCTCGGGGATCCGATCGCGCGGCGGACAGCGATGCCGGACAACGATCGTCAGGTAGAGACCTGCGCGCGGTGTCATTCGTTGAGGACGCAGTTGCGGGAAACCCCGCCGAAGGGTCAGCCGCTCCTGGACGACTATGAGCTGCGCCTGCTGGATGAGGGGCTCTATTATGCTGACGGGCAAATTCTTTCCGAGGTCTACGTCTACGGGTCTTTCCGGCAGAGCAAGATGGCCCGGGCGGGGGTCCGGTGCACAGACTGCCATGATCCCCATACGCTCAGGGTGAAGGCTCCGGGAAATGCCTTGTGCGCCACGTGCCATATGCCGACCACCTACGACACCCCGTCCCACCACTTCCACCCGATGGAGTCGACCGGTGCGCTTTGTGTGGAGTGTCACATGGCATCGCGGGACTACATGGTGGTTGATCCCCGGAGAGACCACAGTTTCCGGATCCCGCGACCGGACCTGACCTTGTCCACCGATTCACCCAATGCCTGCAACCTCTGCCATAAGGACAAGGATGCCGTCTGGTCTCTGGAAGCGTCCCGCAAGTGGTATGGTGAGGACTGGCCGCGGACTGGCCACTATGGAGAAGCCCTCCATGCAGGCCGCCAGCAGGCTCCAGGTTCGGTGGATGCTCTTCTGGCGCTGATCCGGGACCCGGCGGAGGCGGGAATAGTCAGGGCGACGGCGACCAGCCTGGTGGGTCGGCAACCGGTTCCCGGGGCCATCGAGGAATTTTTGCGTCTCCACGCGGACCCGAATCCTCTCGTTCGGATGGCGGCGTCGGGGGCATCCGGTGGGCTGGTGCCGTCCGAGCGTCTGAAGGTGTTGCAGCCCATGTTGGACGACTCCCTGCTCAGTGTGCGGATGGAGGCGGTATCCCAGCTGATGGATCTGCCCGGGTCGCTGCTGAGCGCGGACCAGGCAGCGGCGCGCGAGCGCGTCTTTGCCGAGTTTGTCCGGACCCAGAAGTTCAATGCGGATCATCCTTCGGCCCGGGTTCGGATGGGTTATTTCTATCAGCTGCGCGGGGATTCGAAGAGGGCGGAGGAAGCCTATCGCGGGGCGATCGGGCTGGAGCCGGGTTTTGTCCCTGCCTACGTCAACCTGGCCGATCTCTACCGGGTGCAGGGACGCGATCCGGAGGGCGAGGCGCTTCTTCAGAAAGGGTTGGCCGAAGTGGATGCCGCGGCTCTGCATCATTCCCTGGGTCTTCTGCAGGCCCGGAGTGGCCGGATTGGGGAGGCGCAGACCAGCCTTGGCCGAGCGGTGAGGCTGGACGGCGAGGATCCCAGACTGGCCTATGTTTATGCGGTGGCCCTTCAATCCACCGGTCGGCTGGACGATGCCATCGGAGCGCTTGGGAATGCTCTGGAGCATCACCCTTATGACCGGGAACTCCTGGTGGCGGCCGTTTCGTATCTGATTGAGGCGGGACGCAGGGCGGAGGCTCAGGATCGGGCGGACGTTCTTCTCACTTTGGAGCCGGGCAATCCGGATCTCACCCGTTTCATTCGGCAGTTTGGATTGCGGGCGGACTGA